CTTTTTGCTTGGGTACCTGCTGTGTACCACTCGAGGCATCTCAAATACATTAAACATGTAAATATGACTCGAAGGGTAGTGataacaatattttattaccgTTACTGGATTCATTGAGGTCTTATCAATCGAAGAACGGCCCAAGAACCGATGGAATGAATCGAAATCACATCTATTGCGCGCTAGGCAGAAATTGAGagcggatgctgctgtgggGAGCACTAGTTGCGAGCCTAGACTAATGACTGAACTATAAATCCAAGCGTGCTATGCCTGCTTCATGgtctttcccctttccctttcccccagGTGATGCCATCCGTTGCTTCGAGTGCAACAGTGCCGAGGATTCCACCTGCACGCATGACAACCCGCCTGATACGATGTCCGTGGATTGTAATGATCACAAGGACGGCAATAAGTACACGTTCTGCAGGAAGATCGTGCAGATCATTGAGTTCCCAGTGAATAACCGTAAGTACACAGAGTGGTTGTAATCGAATGTTTAAAATGGATCCCTTACGGTTTGCCTCTTCTCTCTGCAGTTCCACCAGACAATCGAGTGATCCGTGGATGTGGTTGGGATGAATCGTCCTACAAGGTAATGAGCGAGCGATCCTGCGACCAGCTATGCGTTACTAACGTACTatttcattccttccttttgcgtCCCGCTCCCAGGGCAAATGCTACCAGCGTTCCGGATTCGGAGGTCGCCAGGAGGTGTGCGCTTGCTACGATGATAACTGCAACGGATCGTCCTCGCTGTCAGTAACGCTTGGTGTGTTGCTGTTCGGAGCAATCGCTTTCCTGATTCGTGCTTAATCCACTGGACGGTGTTTAACCGACACACATATCCACCTGTGTACTAGTGGACATCCTACGATGGGAGAAAAGTTTCCTTTACATTTTTACTAACTTTTTCTGATCTGATTTGTtctgtgtttggttttgtgctgTTGGGTTTTACATTCCGTCTCATAACCGCTTGGATTTTATTAAAGATCTTCTATGCCGATCGTTACTAGTAGCGCAACGAATAGCTGAAAGCGTCGCCTTTCAGTCATCTGGTCCAAGTCGTGGGGGCCTAAAGCTGCCATAGACCTTAAACGTACAGAACACACAAACTACACCAACGTAACGAGAAGCGCTGCAATGATATCCCGGCATCGAACATACGACCTTTCGAGATGCCACATTTTTTAATACTTTGTAAATTTATCATTCCGTCTACTTCACGCCCGATGATTGCCTTTTCTCTGGTTTGCGGAAATAGCGAAACAAACACTTAATCCGAAATGACGCATTATCGATAATGCTCCATTAGCTAAATCGAGGTGATGGCTCCAGCCAGGAAAATGCTTCGCCGGAAATAGCTTTTCCGTTAACGCTAGAAAGCAAATTGAATCGCcagacgaacaaaaaaaatagagGCTAAAAGGGTCTAAGGTGTCGTTTAGTGTGAGCAGGAAGCGGTTAACGATTAGCAAGAAAATGCTAATCTCGAAGTCTTATTTCTTTTGTAGTCGTAGTTGTTATCTAGTTGTTTGATGATAAGGAAAGTGCAAGCAAAATGCAAGACATTAATCCACAAGATTAGCGAAGATTAAGATCGGCCAGGCCAGATGCAATGGTGGCAGAAAACGAGCGAAACACGTGTGGGAGTTGCAGCTGAggggcagcagctgcagtaaAGTAATGTGTAAGCCGAAGCAGATCTTTAAATCAACAAAATATAGACAGAGATAATTATGCATAAATCCTAGCCCGTAAGTCCCACCTCTTCTCGGGCGAGAGAGCCGAAGAGATTGTTCATCGCTAGGCGGCATTCAATTTCATCCTTCCGTTGCTCCGTGAACGCAACGAGTTTCCAGTTCGACCggggaaaaaacacacacactctaaaTACAGCGAGGATAAAGCGTGTTCGAAGTCGCAACAATGTTTTTTGAAAAAGAAGATACCCACTAGGAACAAACCATATAGTTTCCAATTTGCCCCGCGAATATTCCCCGCTGTAGTTTAAAGAATAGAAGTCATTATTGAAGTAACATTTTTAACGCGTGCGGCAGTCGCAATAGATTTAATATACGCAATAGACTAGGTCAAACCACGCAGTAGAGTGCAACGGCTACAGGCGACTAAACGAAATCCACATATgcatatatagatatatattaCCTTGAGCTACAAACCGTGTCCCAGGACACGCGTTCTCAATCTGTTTTCTATTTCTAAAAGCAACGGAACACAGATaaggttgttgtttttatttagaACGATTTTATACTCTCGAACAATTCGGGGACTCGTTTCTTCACTTGGCGCAAAACTGTAGTACGCATAGCTGAAGCAAGCTGAATCGCCGCCACACCGCCAAACAGTTGGTTGGTACGCCCACATACCTTCACGAGCGATACCCATAATCCGGAACGCAATATCTGCACTTAGTATCAAATTCACCGAATGACCAGCGCATTTTGTTGAAAACGCGTTCGATTGATGTATCTTGTGATATTGTGTTTTGTTACACGGCATCTTCAACCACTCCTCCTTCCTTGAAAGAAACTcgagaaataataataaattgcAGCTGCACCCGAAGCCCAGAAAATATGTGCGAATGAGTTTTTTCATCCTCATGATTTGGCCTTACACTACAATGCTACGGCACGTTGTTAATCGGTAAGTTAATTTGTGTTCGCTTGTCCAAAAGTGTGGTGAGTAGGTCAGGAACATATTGGGCAGCTCGTTTCTTTAAGAGACTGCGTCGTTTTGGATGCCAACCGGAAGGTTCCAATCAGAGAATAGGAATGGTTGGTTGCAATTGGGTGGTTGATTGTGCACGTATTTCGTGACCTTCAAGCCGGTACCAGCTGCTTTGCTTACTCGGCTGCTTTCTGGAGTTCCATAAATATTATACGGTAACATCAAATAGTGAAACAATGCATTCATTGAAATCGTTACCTTTCCCTAAACAGGCGCAGTACCAAGAacatgaaaaggaaaaacgtcCCTTTTGCCTGACAAACTTTTTCGATGCGTTGTCTTTTTATTAAATACAGTTAATATTTTAAGCCTTTTAAGTAGATGTTTAAGTATGGCTTATAGTCATTTTTCAGGTTTTCGTGGAATTGAACACAGAAACGGCAGATTCAAATCGAACCGTTTATGGGTCAGCGCCCTCTAGCGTAATAGCCACGAAAGGAGCAACTAACCCTCTCATGCTAGTGTATTTTGTGGCGTGCATACTTTCTGGGGGATACTTTTTGGCCAATTTATAGAAAGAAAATTATAGAAACAATTTatagaaagaagagagaaaatttATACCGTTTGTTCTCCTGGCAAGCCTCTTATCTTATCAATTATAAactaaaaaaatgaaactagACAAACTGGTACATTTTCTATTTTAGCATAACTTCTTCCAATCCACAATTCAGAATATGTACTCGAGAGCATTCATGGCGTTCTTAATTCTGTATAGGGAACATCGCCCTGAATCGATCGCAAAGAGACCTGCTGTAACCTTGCTCAAGTCAATCACTTCTTTTCGTGCTAAACTCGATTGCGTATCGATGGgttcaaggaaaaaaaagggcgacgACCATGGTCAACCCATTAGAATGTACGACACCAAGCTTTGGGTTACTAACACAACCCTATTAACCATTAGATCACGGTTAAAATACTTTTCACACAGATTCTCTAATACCCTTAAAATGATATCTGGTGCACGACAGTCTAACACGCTTTGTGATGTATGGCTGACTAATTAGATGTTAATCAAGATGCCATCTTGTAGGTCTAGACAAGACGCCACTATCATCTTATCATCTTGCTACGTCACGGATTACATCAATCGTGCAACATCATCAGAAGCGATAACAGCCAACAAACGGTGAACGATCCAAGAGCTCAATACTGGATTCATTTCGCACCAGCATCCGGTCGATCGAATATCGGTGCTCAAATAAAATGGGCATACGATCCGTTGTGGCCAGTCTAGTGTAAACCATTCAGTGTTTCGCTAGTTCATCTTGGAAGCAGTTGAAATCCTAAGCACCGCCGATGGCTCTGTCTGGCTATTGGATATTTTATCTGGCAGTGATAGTGGTTGGCGCGGCAGGTTCTGGTGAGTGTAATCACGTGGTTAGGATAAGCAAATGGGAATTTCCCTCACAGTGCGTGTTTCCTGTAAAATTCCTAGTGATCGATCGCAAGGAAACGGCCTCTTACCTGCTAATTTGTCCAGCAAAGTGTTCACATACTATCAAGTGCGTTGAAAGAGGTGTGACAAGGCCGTTTGGTCGTCTCATCCAAGGACGCATTCCATTCATGTTCTGAAGCTGAATTCGTGTACGCACGCCATGgagcaataaattattcaGTTTATCTATTTGCTTTCCTGTCAAGCGTGTCGTCAGTGGGGGCAGTGTGGACCGTTGCTTTTGACGAACTCTGCATATCGTCCAATGATTGATGAGCCACCACGAACCTGACGCAGCTGTACTGCAAGGACAGCTTGAAGCCTTTCCCTGCTCTCGGTACTCGGTCGCCACCATCTGTTGGTTTGCCGGCCTAGGAAACGAGcatgattgttgttgataaGAGCAACAATTCATTTACCCACCGTGCTATTACCGGCCAAACGATGTCCGGTACGCTTGACGAGTCCAACAAGTTCTGTACCGGCCTTCCGGCTTGTGTTCGCCATTGTAAACGTTCTCGTTAATAATTTCAAACCTTTCTCCCCGTCTCTGGCGCTCTGTATCTTTCCAGTTGCTGTTTGCTCAGGCTTGAGTGTCATGTTTGGCTAAGGATTATTGCACGCTTGCATACAGAGAGTTGTTGTATCATTCGTACTTCATGCGGCTTGACGCATTCCTACACATTCACAATATGAAACTTGAAACGCAAAACATGTGCTATCAAGGCTAGGAATCCGATTTCTTATGCAAATCTTATCGATGGGAATTTTCCGAAGCACTATTTCAAGGTAGGTGCAGTTGGCATCActttgcatgatttatgcaccTTCTGTATTCACTCAAATTGCTTAATCTGCTTCTGATGTAACAAGAAACAATGTGTTTCATCCAAATAATCATCTGAACGCTTAACATAGTCTTGATCATGAAACCTATTTTGGGCAAAAATACATATTTCATTCGCATGTTTACCCCCAAAACCGCGAAACCCATAACAGGTCATAAGCCACGGTCATTTATTCCAACGCCAAGGACCTTTAACCATCGTGTACATAGAAAGAGGCGTGCGAAAGGGAAATAAACCGAAACAATAATTCCACCTTTTGACACGCACCGCAATACAGAACATGCCAACTCATTGAGAAAGGTGGTGCCATTTATACAAATAGCTCACATTACATTTCGTAATTCTTTTACTTTCGTCGACCAACAGTGGAAGCATTGCGGTGCTATCAGTGCAATTCGAACGATGATTCCGATTGTTTCGCACCGCCCAAGAACTTCACGGAAGCCGAGTACCGTGACAATCAAACTGTAGTCGCTCGGCTGCTGATGGAATGCCCGAAGGATGAGCATAACCGGGAACCATTCTGTATCAAATCGTCCGTTCTTGGTAAGATTGCCAAGCCAAGCGTCCAATCCTATCGATTGTATAGCAATAGTATTTATCATCTgttctcctttctttttcatttcaactaGTCCTTGGTGGTAGCCTGCCGGATCATACGCGCGTGCTGCGCGAATGCCAGTACGAACGGTGGGGTCGACCCTGCTATCACGTATacaacggtggccacgagGAAATTACCTGCCAGTGTGATAGCGATGGATGCAATGGAGCCACGCAACACTCTGCGTCGATCGTCATGTTTCTAGCCATGTTTGTCGGTGTTTCGTATCGGTTACTTACAAGTGGAACCAGCTGAAACCAGTCCTTAAAGGATTACCTCCTTAACAGCAAGAAATATAATCGTAACCCACATCAAAAAGCTTACGATGCATCATCAATAGCAACTAattttattttgcaaacatttcatATTGCGTGCACTTGTTTAACAGTTTTTTGTGCTAGCTCACGGTGTTGGTTCTATTTTATGTTCTAATTGTATCTCTGTGCAAAGCGTTGTGTTGAGTTTGGAGAAATGAAAGTTTAGTCCATCACTTGCTGCAGGAATGCGTAGAAACTGTACGCAGTTTTCATGATCTGTGGAAGTACAACCCGAAACAATAGAGCAACTCGGTAGCACTTCAACAATACAGCCACAATGTGGGCTTACCTTGGTGAATGTTTCAAAGCACAGATACCCAAAACCACCAATGCTGAAACCGTAATGGCGCTGAGCGTTTAGCTGCAGGAACAGAATATCCCCGAGATCGCGCCGATTCCACAGCGCGTACCAACGGTTCGAGGTTACGGCGATGTTGAACTCGTCCGCCTTCGACACTATCAACTGGCCGGTGTAGCAAAACATCCACATTTTGAAGACACTCGTACACACCAGCCCATACGAGTGACTGCGGCTGGGGTTGTACTGCACGTGGAAGAGGGCCACGCATATAAGCATTACCGAGCTAACAACCTGCACCAAATAGATCGTACGGTACAGCTCGGAACACTTGCCCAAGAAGCTGTCGCCGAAGGGAATAACCGTCGTGATATCAGTGGGAGTGATTGCGAGTTCACCATCCTAACTCACCTCGAGAGACGTGTGTGGACATCGAATATCTTCCATATGATGCGccgattttcttcttcattgttAGATCTGAGAGTTACAAGGCAAAGAAATCATTTACAGGTGCGGGACGAGATCCCTCAATTCATCGTACCGATACTTACGGTTCTCCGATGCACTGCGAGTAATTAATCAGTATCTCTAGCTGAGCTGCGGAGTACGCGATGAATATGTAGAACGGTCCATCCAGTCCAGCAAACATTAGCGCAATGATGAATATCGCGAGCGACTGCATGATGTAGTTTACTAGATACCACGATAGCTGATTGTTGTCCACGAACGGAAGTGTAATCCCGAGCGGAGGTTCTTTGCGATCGAGCTCTCGTAGATGACCCGGAAAAACGACGATCATGCCACCAGCCAACATGTACTGAATGACCGTGTACCAGACGAGCTTTCTGCGAGAAGGCGGATAATACTACGCATCTGTACTTCAAACCCTGTCCCTTAGCAAGCCTGGCACACTTACCTGGCCAAACGGTGATACTTCTGACAAACCATTTCCTCCATCGTACCCTTCAGATGGGTACGATCGTTGAGCACCAGCTCGAGCATTCGCGCAATGCTTTTACGCAGATAGATCAAGCGGTTCAGCTTGTAGAATATTTCCATCACCGAAAGGACGCACAGCGCACTCGACACCACCACGTCGACATTGGTTCGAAGTTGAATTGCGTTAACGGTTATGGCGCACAGTATTATGATGGCATTCATTTCATGCGAGCATAGCAGCACCCGGCTAGATTTGCTTACCAGAAAGTCCTTATCGAGAAAGCGCATCAGCGTTATCGTCTGTAGGGCCCGAACCATCCCATTTGCCTGATGATAGCTGGACTCTTTCGGGGCAAATGTAGTCCTCAGTTTTGTGAAGAATTCCATGATCACTGGGAAATGTACACTCGAACGCAGGATGAATAGTGGTATGCGAGAAGCCTTGGTTGTGCCTTGGCTATATATAAGCGAAGTGAGGTTCTTGAAGGCATTTCCGTCATCCAATGGCAGCACTCGCTATGCAATCTGTTTCGTCTGAATAACTTATTTGGATTAAATTGCCGAGATTCTTGGTTTATGATGCCAAAACGTGTGGTACTATTCACATAAGCGTGTATGCATCAATCGATtggtcgatcgatttcattttttctttactttctttGAATGCTCTATCTTAAAATAGTAGTTACAAAGATACACAAAActtaaatagaaaaaaaaataaagatcATTATCTGGTCTAGTTAAGTTTTATATTTAATCATTATCGATATTCCAACAGAATACAGTGTTGGAACTCTGAAACTATACTACAATCCTAGATTAAACTAACTTTAGAACCATTTAGAACCAGCTCCCGCCAGATCATTTATTCCCGgtcattttaatttaattttatccgATTAGTTCTCCAGCACGCACGCCGGAACGCATAGGTATGGCTAgtatctcttgctctctggaaatgattttcttttccattttatttcgcAAAATCCAGCACGAGCGATCTAATTAGAAAACCAGAACTCTTCCCATACATCACCCGGGCGGCGCATCAGTATGCTGTTGCtcttcccggttcccggtgtttttcttttttgcattgTTCCCCATTTCCCTCGGAAAATGAGCCCATCGCAACCGACAACGAGGGCAACGGCaacacgagaacgagaaaagtGTCCACATTGTCAACCATTACCAACcagcggcgatggtggtggtggtgttgtcggCAGTGAACATTAAGCACTCAGCAGCGCGCCTCGGaggaccaacgaccaacgagcGAGTCCGCGGGCCCCGGGATGAAAATAAAAGTTTGTGGGCGCCACGGTGACGTATCAAATCTTCTCCGGTCGCCAGCATGGCGCcaacgccaccaaccaacgcgcTGCAAACCCATCCGCTGTCTCTGCTGTCATCCGAGACCATTGCTTTTTGCTTGCTGGCTTTGAAATGGAGAACACGCGCTCTCCGCGTTCTAGTGCCCTGCTGTACGCCACGCTCGGTTAGATCGTTCCATGTTTTGGCCTTCGGGATTCGGATTCGAAATGGGTAGAGTGGAGATTTCATAGCAGCGATtgtagacagcagcagcagcagcagcagcagcagctgtgtgcAGAATACAATATATTTAATCACATCATAGCACTGCGCTCTGCTCTCCAGTCTGTTCGCGGAAGTATGATGCTTCTAGCAGTGGGATGTGAAGCGCGTTTTGCCGGCGCAACAAatagaatattgatttttctcgGGTCAATCGAACTGGACTCGTAGAACCGGAGATGATGTTGATATtccggcagcatcatcatcatcatccgaaaaGCCAAAAGTACCATTCAACCAACCGAGTACGCGTACGTTCGCAACGCGGTTCTTTGGCCGATGGATTGCGTCGTCTTGTGAATGATATATTGACCACTCGTGTTCGccggcaccaacagcagcagcagcagcagcagcatggccagCACAGGCCGCGGTGTGGTAATGAAAGGGGATACTTCCGCAAGCAGGCTTCAATCACAGGATAATACGGAAGCGGAAGTTTGTATCTCGCTGCTTTGGTTTATCTTCCATTTGATCCATTCTATTTGGATCGGGCCATGAAAGGATAATAGGGAAGTTTGCTTGGTTTTACGCCATTTCGTGGTCATCTTATGCAACCACTTGTCGCTTGAGTGAAGGCTACATAAGACTCCTTCTCCATGCCATCAATTAGATGCGATGTGCCGTTCTATTCTATTTATAATTTACTAAAGAGTATTCCTTTCTTTGTCAACCGAGACATTCGCAGAAACACACGAGACGCTCGAGATCGTTCCCAGATGCTCCGTCATTAGAGATGGAGAAGCGAATGTTCGGGACCCCATTCCGACGGTCGTTCCGAATAGCACGTTCCgtgtgtttattgttttccaaaacttGTTTGTCCAGCTTCCGCCCATCGGAACCCAACGacgaaccaacaaacaaaccatcaacTAAACCGACCCACAATCTAGATCGAATTTTCGCTGAGTATCGCACTTTTCCGCGGGAAgtagacgacaacgacagcggAAATTTAGTAGAAAGATGGAGGAAGAACAACACTATAGCCACAAGCCGTAGTCGCAGTTTCTCGTGGTAGCGTGAATCGATTTCGCGGCGAGTTCTCCGGTAGAACGTGCGGTGCCAAAGTCTTGTCAGTGACACCTCCTCACTCGATGGCGGTCTCGCGCGACACGCTAACATAGGACAAGTTTTAATTGGATTGCGAGGTGGGaacatacaacaacaacaacagcagcagcaacacaacaatgcgaaaaaacgaaaacttgCTTTTCCAGCCCCACGATTGTTTGATTAAACATAAGACGACATAAATATTCAGCGACGTAGGTCCACCGGCAGCTCGGAAGCACCGATAGAAGTTCCAACGGTCAACGGAAAGGTGTCAAAAGTCTAATTACCCTTCACCCTGTTTTATAGTAAAAATGTTGACTTTTAGTTGGTAAAACagtcacaacaacaccagTTGTTGGACAAAGTAACAACCATCGCATTTTACTGAATCATTTGGAGCACCGCGAACCGAATGAATTTCCCCGTAAAATGCTCGAtattcccccggggggataaTGGTTTGATTGCAAATTTCTTCCACGTCCCAAGGTGCAGTGCCAGTTGCATTGACATCgacatgatgatgagcatAGTAGGAAAACCCAGACTCTGTTAACTCCAACGTTGGCCAACTGCCAGAAAGTGGTGCTGCTATGAGGGTAAAACCTTGACGATCGGTACGATTGAACCGTGACGTTGACGTTATACTGTCTTCGCTTATCGCTAGAGCACCGAGAGTACTTCTTTTCAGAGGGAAAATGCTGGCATACAGCAGCTCGACATCAGCATGATGGCAGCCAGTATCTGGAGGATCGGCTCTTCAAAGGATTTGAAAGGCTGCCGGAAGCTgaggaagaaacgaaaccatcGGGATGCATCAAACCGCGAATTCTCGGGCTCTTCAAccggccggtttttttttttttgttgtgtatGGGAGAAACtgttttccgcattttcgAGCTGTCTCGTCACTTTCCTCGGTCCCTCATGCGGGATGCGCTCCGATTGATGGGccttacaaaacaaaatgcggAAGTTGCACCGTCGCCGGTCCAAGCCCTTGGAACGGAATGCGGCAATGCACGGAATGGGAGCGAGCAGATGGAAAAGCAATTTGCATGataggaaaattcaatttttgacattttttgcctctgctgctgctgctgttgcggaaCTGCATTCCAGACCCGGAGGCCCGGTCCCATTCTGTGGGCGATCCAATTTCGCGTGGCGCTCTCGAGAAGTGAAAAGCCAAAGATGCAGCCGGAATCAAAAAAGGATCTTTTCAACGTTACTGGTTGTGGAGTTGTGGTGTAGCGTTGCTAAAGACTggttaaaattgttttttctattttgATATCCATTCCTCTGTCCATTTCCACTGTGGCCGCAAATTCCTGTGCAAACCGAATTCAAAGCAAATCACGGAGTGCTACAGTTGCTCCAGCAACCGAAGTAAAAGTGAACTTGGTACGTGGGGCCCCAGGTACTACATCATTAGTGTACGGTGGTGGAACCGATCCGTATCGGATTCTATTTTATCGCTTTCGCGAGTCGTCGATTGCGTACACCGTGGCGAGCTGTTAAATTGAACTAATCGCTCACCCACGAAAGCCCTATTATGTACGCCCGCATAATATGGCGATAACGGttgccgtgcgtgtgtgtatgtgtttcgTTGAGAGTGTTGTTCCCGCATGGCTCTTAGTGCGGCCAACACGGGCGAGAGCGAGCTTCTCGTTTCCCGTATTTATGGTCGCTTCGCAGTCCCTGGTCCTTTACCAGCAGTTACGCTGCATCGTTAGGGATCTTCTCGGTTATctcggccttttttttttgtaacacaAACTGCCGGTTCGTTAGCGCTCAAgatcattttttgtttaatctACTTCCACTTTTCCACGAAGAagacacaacgacgacgacgacgacgacggtcggttTGAGGAGGAAGCGTTTTCGCGTTATCGCGAGTTCAGTTCGTAACTGTTCTACTCGTTATCGCGAGGATTCTCGCAGCGGATTACTGCAGATACATATTCATGATTTCGCTCGGTCGCACTCTAGGACGATGATGCCCGCTACCATCGTAATGATAGTGATTATTCAATTGAGACAATGATTTTATCAACTATCTGGGGCACTCCATTCCTAATTCACTCCTCGAACCAAAATAATGTCATCGAAAGCGAACACCTTGGATTACTGGCTA
The sequence above is a segment of the Anopheles darlingi chromosome 2, idAnoDarlMG_H_01, whole genome shotgun sequence genome. Coding sequences within it:
- the LOC125952107 gene encoding uncharacterized protein LOC125952107 codes for the protein MMASLQSTFLVSLVLLAVFIHKGDAIRCFECNSAEDSTCTHDNPPDTMSVDCNDHKDGNKYTFCRKIVQIIEFPVNNLPPDNRVIRGCGWDESSYKGKCYQRSGFGGRQEVCACYDDNCNGSSSLSVTLGVLLFGAIAFLIRA
- the LOC125959625 gene encoding uncharacterized protein LOC125959625 — protein: MSGTLDESNKFCTGLPACVRHLEALRCYQCNSNDDSDCFAPPKNFTEAEYRDNQTVVARLLMECPKDEHNREPFCIKSSVLVLGGSLPDHTRVLRECQYERWGRPCYHVYNGGHEEITCQCDSDGCNGATQHSASIVMFLAMFVGVSYRLLTSGTS
- the LOC125959626 gene encoding odorant receptor 45b-like — protein: MEFFTKLRTTFAPKESSYHQANGMVRALQTITLMRFLDKDFLVSKSSRVLLCSHEMNAIIILCAITVNAIQLRTNVDVVVSSALCVLSVMEIFYKLNRLIYLRKSIARMLELVLNDRTHLKGTMEEMVCQKYHRLARKLVWYTVIQYMLAGGMIVVFPGHLRELDRKEPPLGITLPFVDNNQLSWYLVNYIMQSLAIFIIALMFAGLDGPFYIFIAYSAAQLEILINYSQCIGEPSNNEEENRRIIWKIFDVHTRLSSFLGKCSELYRTIYLVQVVSSVMLICVALFHVQYNPSRSHSYGLVCTSVFKMWMFCYTGQLIVSKADEFNIAVTSNRWYALWNRRDLGDILFLQLNAQRHYGFSIGGFGYLCFETFTKIMKTAYSFYAFLQQVMD